In Paramisgurnus dabryanus chromosome 14, PD_genome_1.1, whole genome shotgun sequence, one genomic interval encodes:
- the LOC135719366 gene encoding LOW QUALITY PROTEIN: THAP domain-containing protein 6-like (The sequence of the model RefSeq protein was modified relative to this genomic sequence to represent the inferred CDS: deleted 2 bases in 1 codon) yields MPDFCAAYGCTNERSLQTRTRGITFHKFPKCSERRRQWERALRREGFVANDRTLLCSEHFRNEDFDRTGQTIRLKAGAVPSVFNFPAHLQRPVAPRSTNASRKAGENPPDVPQPSTRERQRSRKRKAPDHQYAMPSSPKALKAKLDAAMATVRKMWREKSNALARVRRAKKNMKALLEELKAKNLINEELNDKL; encoded by the exons ATGCCTGATTTTTGTGCTGCCTACGGCTGCACCAACGAACGGAGCCTCCAAACCAGAACGCGTGGGATCACCTTTCACAA GTTTCCCAAATGTAGCGAGCGCCGGAGACAGTGGGAGCGTGCCCTGAGAAGGGAAGGTTTTGTGGCTAATGACAGAACACTGCTCTGCAGTGAACACTTCAGAAATGAAGATTTCGACAGGACAGGGCAGACTATCAGACTCAAAGCTGGAGCTGTTCCATCTGTCTTCAACTTCCCTGCTCATCTTCAGAGG CCGGTAGCACCAAGAAGCACAAACGCTTCAAGAAAAGCAGGAGAAAA TCCACCTGATGTT ccACAGCCATCCACTAGAGAGAGGCAAAGGAGTCGGAAGAGGAAGGCCCCTGACCACCAATATGCAATGCCTTCCTCTCCAAAGGCTCTTAAGGCCAAACTTGATGCAGCCATGGCCACAGTGCGTAAAATGTGGCGGGAAAAGAGCAATGCCTTGGCAAGGGTAAGGAGGGCCAAAAAGAACATGAAGGCTCTTCTGGAGGAGCTGAAAGCTAAGAACCTCATCAATGAAGAGCTGAATGACAAGCTGTAA